The Methanocaldococcus sp. genome has a window encoding:
- the mmp10 gene encoding methyl coenzyme M reductase-arginine methyltransferase Mmp10 (Mmp10 (methanogenesis marker protein 10) is a cobalamin-requiring radical SAM methyltransferase that creates the methylarginine modification to methyl coenzyme M reductase.) — MRESSLLVDLKGEPGINCNGFCKFCYFRKVNKKNPKPLGCRYCQFTFGCDYCTYSVREINGDFIPLPLALMEVQSSLLFKRYKKVNITGGGDISCYPQLVDLCKYINNMGLNIHLGYTSGKGFDNIEIAKNLVDYGVDEVTFSVFSTNAKLRKEWMNDKNAETALKCLKYFCEHCEVHCAIIVIPGVNDGEELKRTVSDLVDWGAKAVILMRFANSEEQGLILGNAPLLENIKTHTVEEFKKIVDEIHNEFGDSIRVTGTPLYDPVTKTPFALADDENKHILERLKNKIHGEATIITGNVAYPFLKKIFDETSVNVVKVNKDIADLITSKDLENLNLKDVKETVFIPPKAFVHDRVAEELLSRDGIERIVVRGVEQLTLDGEVSGVYSKKEALEFEINAFEELIGMINFFGMRKR, encoded by the coding sequence ATGAGGGAAAGTAGTTTATTGGTAGATTTAAAAGGAGAGCCAGGAATTAACTGTAATGGGTTTTGCAAATTTTGTTATTTTAGAAAAGTGAATAAAAAAAATCCAAAACCTTTGGGTTGTAGATACTGTCAATTTACATTTGGCTGTGATTATTGTACTTACTCAGTTAGAGAAATTAATGGAGATTTTATTCCTTTACCATTGGCATTAATGGAAGTGCAAAGCAGTTTATTATTTAAAAGATATAAAAAAGTTAATATCACCGGAGGAGGAGATATAAGTTGTTATCCTCAATTAGTTGATTTATGTAAATATATAAATAATATGGGATTGAACATACATCTTGGATATACATCAGGCAAAGGTTTTGATAATATAGAAATAGCCAAAAATTTAGTTGATTATGGAGTAGATGAAGTTACATTTTCAGTTTTTTCAACGAATGCAAAACTTAGAAAAGAGTGGATGAATGACAAAAATGCTGAAACTGCATTAAAATGCTTAAAATACTTTTGTGAGCATTGTGAAGTTCATTGTGCAATAATAGTTATTCCAGGAGTTAATGATGGTGAAGAATTAAAGAGAACTGTTTCAGATTTAGTAGATTGGGGAGCAAAGGCTGTTATATTAATGAGATTTGCAAATTCTGAAGAACAAGGATTAATATTAGGAAATGCTCCATTACTTGAAAATATAAAAACGCATACAGTTGAAGAATTTAAAAAGATAGTTGATGAAATTCACAACGAATTTGGAGACAGTATTAGAGTTACTGGAACCCCATTATATGATCCAGTTACAAAAACACCTTTTGCGTTGGCAGATGATGAAAATAAACATATTTTAGAAAGATTAAAAAATAAAATACATGGAGAGGCTACAATAATAACTGGAAATGTTGCCTACCCATTCTTAAAAAAGATTTTTGACGAAACTTCTGTTAATGTTGTTAAAGTCAATAAAGACATTGCAGATTTAATAACTTCTAAAGATTTAGAAAATCTAAATTTAAAAGATGTTAAAGAAACTGTTTTTATACCTCCTAAGGCATTTGTGCATGATAGAGTTGCTGAGGAACTTTTAAGTAGAGATGGAATAGAAAGAATAGTTGTTAGAGGCGTAGAGCAATTAACATTAGACGGAGAAGTGAGTGGAGTATATAGCAAAAAAGAAGCATTAGAATTTGAAATTAATGCATTTGAAGAGTTAATAGGAATGATTAACTTTTTTGGAATGAGAAAGAGATAA
- the mfnF gene encoding (4-{4-[2-(gamma-L-glutamylamino)ethyl]phenoxymethyl}furan-2-yl)methanamine synthase, translated as MILGIDIGGANTKIAEIDNDRYKIHHIYFPMWKKKDELPDLLKSYNNDNVEYVALVMTAELADCYKTKKEGVYDIINKVEQSFNCPIYVFDVDGNFLTTEEAKKNYLKVSASNWVATGKFVAEFIKESCILVDMGSTTTDIIPIKNKKILAEKTDLDRLMNNQLVYVGALRTPVSFLANKIEFRGKLTNLSSEYFSIIADISLILNKISENEYSCETPDNGGKDFKSCLTRLARVLCADLNMVSEDEIIDFAKKLYNKLLNLIRKNVDSVSKRYNLKHVVITGLGEEILKDALTDYNIISIKELYGKDVSLATPSFAVGKLLQMQLK; from the coding sequence ATGATTTTAGGAATTGATATTGGAGGAGCAAATACAAAAATTGCAGAGATTGATAATGATAGATATAAAATTCATCATATATATTTTCCAATGTGGAAGAAAAAAGATGAATTACCTGATTTATTGAAATCTTATAACAATGACAATGTTGAATATGTAGCATTAGTAATGACTGCTGAATTAGCAGACTGTTATAAAACAAAAAAAGAGGGAGTTTATGACATAATAAATAAAGTTGAGCAATCCTTTAATTGTCCAATATATGTTTTTGATGTTGATGGAAATTTTTTAACAACAGAAGAGGCTAAGAAAAATTATTTAAAAGTTTCAGCGTCAAATTGGGTGGCTACAGGGAAATTTGTTGCTGAATTTATAAAAGAGAGTTGTATTTTAGTAGATATGGGCTCTACGACAACAGACATAATTCCAATAAAAAACAAAAAGATTTTAGCAGAAAAAACTGATTTAGATAGATTAATGAATAACCAACTTGTTTATGTTGGGGCATTAAGAACACCAGTAAGTTTTTTAGCTAATAAAATAGAATTTAGAGGAAAATTAACAAATCTATCATCAGAATACTTTTCCATAATAGCAGATATTTCTTTAATTCTTAATAAGATTAGTGAAAATGAGTATAGTTGTGAAACTCCAGATAATGGAGGAAAAGATTTTAAAAGTTGTTTGACAAGATTGGCAAGAGTTTTGTGTGCTGATTTGAATATGGTTAGTGAGGATGAAATTATTGACTTTGCAAAAAAACTTTACAATAAACTACTAAATTTAATTAGAAAAAATGTTGATAGTGTTTCAAAGAGATATAATTTGAAACATGTAGTTATAACTGGTTTGGGAGAGGAAATTTTAAAAGATGCATTAACAGATTATAATATAATCTCTATAAAAGAACTGTATGGTAAAGATGTTTCCTTAGCAACTCCAAGTTTTGCCGTAGGGAAATTATTACAGATGCAGTTGAAATAA
- the priS gene encoding DNA primase catalytic subunit PriS: protein MNAFVEVQKLYKEYYKFAIKNNILEVPEDIEHREFGYGYLKKVDNRNLSFKNERVYKDWVLKNSPMHLYKSLAYMLYPNNPGGAEKKGVFRRELAFDIDVHKTNKCKHEDDWICKYCLEEAKNQVIYLIEDFLIPDFGLNEEDIKIVFSGNRGYHIYIKPKNNKIRDIIENYSKDDRKFLINYILGKNLNLNMVGRCWRRRLIKAIKEKDKRISTKKLEKEKNWKKIIENFKSKNKIYKIIEETKNKLELDEKVMDDDIRLLRVINSLHGYTGFIVKSLNSLDDLKKFDPLKDAIFKNFENKFYEVNIYDSRKFEIEICGKKYTNKSKKVTGSVLLYLFGHNIKFELLGSH, encoded by the coding sequence ATGAACGCATTTGTAGAAGTTCAAAAGTTATATAAAGAATATTACAAATTTGCAATAAAAAACAATATCCTTGAAGTCCCTGAAGATATTGAGCATAGGGAATTTGGTTATGGATATTTAAAAAAAGTCGATAATAGAAACTTATCCTTTAAAAATGAGAGAGTGTATAAAGATTGGGTTTTAAAAAATTCACCAATGCACTTATACAAATCCTTAGCTTATATGCTATATCCAAATAACCCCGGAGGGGCTGAAAAGAAAGGAGTATTTAGGAGAGAGTTAGCTTTTGATATAGATGTCCATAAAACTAATAAGTGTAAGCATGAGGATGATTGGATATGCAAATATTGTTTAGAGGAAGCAAAGAATCAAGTTATCTATTTAATTGAAGACTTTTTAATTCCAGATTTCGGATTAAATGAGGAGGATATAAAAATTGTATTTAGTGGTAATAGAGGTTATCATATCTATATAAAACCAAAAAATAATAAAATTAGAGACATTATTGAGAATTATTCAAAAGACGATAGAAAATTTTTAATTAACTACATCTTAGGAAAAAATTTAAATTTAAATATGGTTGGTAGATGTTGGAGAAGAAGATTAATAAAAGCAATTAAAGAGAAAGATAAAAGAATCTCAACAAAAAAACTAGAAAAAGAGAAAAATTGGAAAAAAATTATAGAAAATTTTAAATCTAAAAATAAAATTTATAAAATTATTGAAGAAACTAAAAATAAACTTGAATTAGATGAAAAGGTTATGGATGATGATATAAGATTATTGAGAGTTATTAACTCTTTACATGGATATACAGGTTTTATCGTTAAATCATTAAATAGTTTAGATGACCTAAAAAAATTTGACCCATTAAAAGATGCTATATTCAAAAATTTTGAAAATAAATTTTATGAGGTCAATATATATGACAGTAGAAAATTCGAAATTGAAATATGTGGAAAAAAATATACTAATAAAAGTAAGAAGGTTACTGGTTCAGTTTTGTTATATCTATTTGGACACAACATTAAATTTGAACTACTTGGATCCCATTAA
- a CDS encoding DUF166 family protein, which translates to MKVAILSDGLYGDRAYKTIKSKFPCDFIVVKYNYEDFDKIEIDEKIIKKLKNYNLFITYILNPDVTYEIVKKIKEINEKAFVIVGAWKGLGFKKQLESFKNAFCPDLMCNIDENELKEYLYKYPQLKEFLKFFGKPKAKLYVKDNIIKKVEILREAPCGSTSETLKEYIGKEFNDKTLTNMGLRVQHFCRAGKIRLFVEKESKKTKAGKLLVNGIQVVQI; encoded by the coding sequence GTGAAAGTAGCTATTTTAAGCGATGGACTATATGGAGATAGAGCATATAAAACCATTAAGTCAAAATTTCCATGCGATTTTATTGTAGTCAAATATAATTATGAAGATTTTGATAAAATTGAAATAGATGAAAAAATTATTAAAAAATTAAAAAATTATAATTTGTTTATCACATATATTTTAAATCCAGATGTAACCTATGAAATTGTTAAAAAAATAAAGGAAATTAATGAAAAAGCTTTTGTTATTGTAGGAGCTTGGAAAGGTTTAGGATTCAAAAAACAGTTGGAGAGTTTTAAAAATGCTTTTTGTCCAGATTTAATGTGTAATATTGATGAAAATGAATTAAAAGAATATCTATATAAATATCCTCAATTAAAAGAATTTTTAAAGTTTTTTGGAAAGCCCAAAGCAAAGTTATATGTTAAAGATAATATAATTAAAAAAGTTGAAATTTTAAGAGAAGCTCCATGTGGTTCAACGTCAGAAACCTTAAAGGAATACATAGGCAAGGAATTTAATGATAAAACTTTAACAAATATGGGTTTGAGAGTTCAACACTTTTGTAGGGCTGGAAAAATAAGGTTATTTGTAGAAAAAGAAAGTAAAAAAACAAAAGCTGGAAAATTATTAGTTAATGGGATCCAAGTAGTTCAAATTTAA
- a CDS encoding bis-aminopropyl spermidine synthase family protein, whose translation MKVIGKIGKGDKKLKEDELDELKYNLLLDYISKKVDISEGKRAVKDIIRVIYRHQPISTKKIAQKTKLPLPIVAKVRTILEREKLLKRCEKGAELTEKGLKFAENVLKLKYKKSLTCKTCKGRGIVLDEFFEEILNKVKIWSKKRPVVDTSLDQSFATPETSTYRAALMYERGDLEGKNILFVGDDDLTSLPTALTNMAENIVVVDIDERILKLIEKFAEKENVNIKTVKHDLRNPLPEELKEKFDVISTDPPYTVDGLKLFLSRGIEGLGKEGIAYLSYSHKPIEEWLLIQKAITDMGFVISELIPNFNYYEGSEIIANTTFISRLIGKDLKPNIGDINKIYTGLVKPVIRYYKCLKCGKIYKVGDKIKKVEDLVCECGSKKFKMIKREKIKNKND comes from the coding sequence ATGAAAGTTATAGGTAAAATTGGAAAAGGAGATAAAAAGCTTAAAGAAGATGAGTTAGACGAATTAAAATATAACTTACTTTTAGATTATATATCTAAAAAAGTTGATATTAGTGAAGGAAAAAGGGCTGTGAAAGATATAATTAGAGTTATATATAGGCATCAACCTATATCAACCAAAAAAATAGCACAAAAAACTAAATTACCATTACCAATAGTGGCTAAGGTTAGAACTATTTTAGAAAGAGAAAAACTATTAAAAAGATGTGAAAAGGGGGCTGAATTAACTGAAAAAGGATTAAAATTTGCTGAAAATGTTTTAAAATTGAAGTATAAAAAGTCTCTTACATGTAAAACTTGCAAAGGTAGAGGCATAGTATTAGATGAATTTTTTGAAGAGATTTTAAATAAAGTTAAAATATGGAGTAAAAAGAGACCAGTAGTTGATACATCATTAGACCAATCCTTTGCCACCCCTGAGACATCAACATACAGAGCGGCATTAATGTATGAGAGAGGAGATTTAGAGGGGAAGAATATTTTATTTGTTGGAGATGATGATCTAACCTCTCTACCAACAGCACTCACAAATATGGCTGAAAATATTGTGGTTGTAGATATAGATGAAAGAATTTTAAAGTTAATAGAAAAATTTGCAGAGAAGGAAAATGTTAATATTAAAACTGTTAAGCACGATTTAAGAAATCCACTACCTGAGGAGTTAAAAGAAAAGTTTGATGTAATTTCAACAGATCCTCCATATACTGTTGATGGTTTAAAGCTATTTTTGTCAAGAGGGATTGAAGGATTAGGGAAAGAAGGTATAGCATATTTATCTTATTCTCACAAACCTATAGAGGAATGGTTGTTAATTCAAAAAGCAATAACTGATATGGGATTCGTTATTTCTGAACTAATCCCCAACTTTAATTACTATGAAGGTAGTGAAATAATAGCAAATACTACATTTATATCAAGATTAATTGGAAAAGATTTAAAACCAAATATAGGAGACATAAATAAAATATACACTGGCTTAGTTAAGCCAGTTATTAGATATTATAAGTGTTTAAAATGTGGAAAAATTTATAAGGTTGGAGATAAAATAAAAAAAGTTGAAGATTTAGTTTGTGAATGTGGAAGTAAAAAATTTAAAATGATTAAGAGAGAAAAGATTAAAAATAAAAATGATTAA
- a CDS encoding radical SAM protein, translating into MKLERYLGVSKDIIPAKFIISKSIEVENFEDLEINELWEIHNRTLKKVDFNKFDFYDIEYVSPNLLDLKIEIAKRIFENCKFCEHRCYVNRKIERGFCRIKESYYSTEFLHFGEERVLIPSHTIFFCGCNFKCVFCQNWDISQVYFDRSIINRCIPYNPKKIANIIEDKRIYSKNVNFVGGEPTPNLLSILKTLKYLNRNIPVVWNSNMYLTVESLNLLKGVVDVFLTDFKFGNNKCGERLSKVKNYFDIVGRNHILIKDEEVIIRHLVLPNHIDCCTEKIFQFISNNLYNAVVNVMFQYRPEYKAKEYPDINRILNYEEIERVIYLVEKYNLDVISD; encoded by the coding sequence ATGAAACTTGAAAGATACTTAGGAGTTTCAAAAGATATAATTCCAGCAAAATTTATAATATCTAAATCAATAGAAGTTGAAAATTTTGAAGATTTAGAAATAAATGAATTGTGGGAAATTCACAATAGAACATTAAAAAAAGTTGATTTTAATAAGTTTGACTTCTATGATATTGAATATGTATCTCCAAACTTGTTAGATTTGAAAATAGAAATTGCCAAAAGAATTTTTGAAAATTGTAAGTTTTGTGAGCATAGATGTTATGTAAATAGAAAAATTGAAAGAGGATTTTGTAGAATAAAAGAAAGTTATTATTCTACAGAATTTTTGCATTTTGGAGAAGAGAGAGTTTTAATTCCCTCACATACAATTTTTTTCTGTGGGTGTAATTTTAAATGTGTCTTTTGTCAAAATTGGGATATATCTCAAGTATATTTTGATAGATCAATAATAAATAGATGTATTCCATACAATCCTAAGAAAATTGCCAATATTATTGAAGATAAGAGAATATATTCAAAAAATGTAAATTTTGTTGGTGGAGAACCTACTCCTAATTTATTGAGCATACTAAAAACATTGAAGTATTTAAATAGAAATATTCCAGTGGTTTGGAACTCAAATATGTATCTAACTGTTGAATCTCTCAATTTATTAAAGGGCGTTGTTGATGTATTTTTAACTGATTTTAAATTTGGAAATAACAAATGTGGAGAAAGATTATCAAAGGTTAAAAACTATTTTGATATAGTTGGCAGAAACCATATCCTAATAAAAGATGAGGAAGTTATAATAAGACATTTAGTTCTACCAAACCATATTGACTGTTGCACAGAAAAAATTTTCCAATTTATTTCAAATAATCTATATAATGCTGTAGTTAATGTTATGTTTCAATATCGACCAGAATATAAGGCAAAAGAATATCCAGATATAAATAGAATATTAAATTATGAAGAAATAGAGAGAGTTATATACTTAGTTGAAAAGTATAACTTAGATGTAATTTCTGATTAA
- a CDS encoding 30S ribosomal protein S8e — protein MSVWQGRSRRKPTGGLYKPARKKRKYEMGREPIETHVADSLKIKKVRTRGGNLKVKVVRADFANVLDPETNTCKKVKILTVKENTANLHYIRRNVITKGAIIETEIGLAKVTSRPGQDGTINAVLIKE, from the coding sequence ATGAGTGTATGGCAAGGTAGAAGTAGAAGAAAACCAACAGGAGGTTTATATAAACCAGCAAGAAAAAAGAGAAAGTATGAGATGGGTAGAGAGCCTATAGAAACACACGTAGCAGATAGTTTAAAAATAAAGAAAGTTAGAACAAGAGGAGGTAACTTAAAAGTTAAAGTTGTTAGAGCTGATTTTGCCAATGTATTAGATCCAGAAACAAACACTTGTAAAAAAGTTAAAATACTAACAGTTAAAGAAAACACTGCAAATCTTCACTATATTAGAAGAAACGTTATAACAAAAGGAGCAATTATCGAAACTGAAATTGGATTAGCAAAAGTTACCTCAAGACCAGGACAGGATGGAACAATCAATGCAGTTTTAATTAAAGAATAA
- a CDS encoding 2,5-diamino-6-(ribosylamino)-4(3H)-pyrimidinone 5'-phosphate reductase has translation MTKKPYVISNVGMSLDGKLATVNNDSRISCEEDLIRVHKIRANVDGIMVGIGTVLKDDPRLTVHKIKSDKNPVRMVVDSKLRIPLNARVLNKEAKTIIATTEDSNEEKEKKIKILEDMGVEVVRCGRGKVDLKKLMEILYEKGIKSILLEGGGTLNWGMFKEGLVDEVSVYIAPKIFGGKDAPTYVDGEGFKTVDECVKLELKNFYKLGEGIVLEFKVKK, from the coding sequence ATGACAAAAAAGCCTTATGTAATATCAAATGTAGGAATGTCATTAGATGGAAAGTTAGCCACAGTAAATAACGATTCAAGAATATCCTGTGAAGAGGATTTAATAAGAGTTCATAAAATTAGGGCTAATGTAGATGGAATTATGGTAGGTATTGGAACAGTTTTAAAGGATGATCCAAGATTAACAGTTCATAAAATTAAAAGTGATAAAAATCCTGTTAGAATGGTTGTTGATAGCAAGTTGAGAATTCCTCTAAATGCAAGAGTTTTAAACAAGGAGGCAAAAACTATAATTGCCACTACAGAAGATAGTAATGAAGAAAAAGAAAAGAAAATAAAAATATTGGAAGATATGGGAGTAGAAGTTGTTAGATGTGGTAGAGGAAAGGTAGATTTAAAAAAATTAATGGAGATACTTTATGAAAAAGGAATAAAAAGCATTTTGTTAGAGGGAGGGGGAACATTAAACTGGGGTATGTTTAAGGAAGGTTTAGTAGATGAAGTTTCTGTCTATATAGCTCCAAAAATATTTGGTGGAAAAGATGCTCCTACCTATGTAGATGGAGAGGGTTTTAAGACAGTTGATGAATGTGTTAAATTAGAATTAAAAAACTTTTATAAATTGGGAGAGGGAATTGTTTTAGAATTTAAAGTGAAGAAGTGA
- a CDS encoding MnmC family methyltransferase translates to MLPNKKGLEIIRKYMKIYNGSNEDYIKEHLVKELKENNVLVETEDGTYTLKSENEEEMMHSKVGALKESIYKFVKPSNIENLENPRVLDLCSGLCYNAISALHYNKNSKIDMVEICEEVLFLTLFLDIPFKEHEIIKDKVREYFLNKIGIKYKSEYDNINIYVEDARKFIVNCNKKYDIVFHDAFSPKRDPTLYTYDFLREIYKRLNDNGVIISYSSSIPFRSALVSCGYIISERESIGRKRGITLGYKNPNFKPNRINKIDERVIALSINAIPYRDETLNLTKEEIIKNRNIRKEKLREKLIKVGKYISTKQIKKGNIPEDILKIQEENLNSSEIIIKMRREFFKDIYDEIFSIY, encoded by the coding sequence ATGCTCCCAAATAAAAAAGGTTTAGAGATTATTAGAAAATATATGAAAATATACAATGGAAGTAATGAAGATTATATTAAAGAACATTTAGTTAAAGAATTAAAAGAAAACAATGTTTTAGTAGAAACTGAAGATGGAACCTATACTTTAAAATCTGAAAATGAAGAGGAAATGATGCACTCAAAAGTCGGGGCTTTGAAAGAGTCAATTTATAAATTTGTTAAACCTTCAAATATTGAAAATTTAGAAAATCCAAGAGTTTTAGATTTGTGTAGTGGTTTATGTTATAATGCTATATCTGCTCTACATTATAATAAAAACAGCAAAATAGATATGGTTGAAATTTGTGAAGAGGTTTTATTTTTAACTTTATTTTTAGATATTCCATTTAAAGAGCATGAAATTATAAAAGACAAAGTTAGAGAGTATTTTTTAAATAAAATAGGAATTAAATACAAGTCAGAATATGACAATATTAATATATATGTCGAAGATGCAAGAAAATTTATTGTAAATTGTAATAAAAAATATGATATAGTTTTTCACGATGCCTTTTCTCCTAAGAGAGACCCAACATTATACACTTACGATTTTTTAAGAGAAATTTACAAAAGATTAAATGATAATGGAGTAATAATATCTTATTCATCATCAATTCCTTTTAGAAGTGCATTAGTTAGTTGCGGATATATAATTTCAGAAAGAGAGAGTATTGGAAGAAAAAGAGGTATTACTTTGGGATATAAAAATCCAAATTTTAAGCCAAACAGAATTAATAAAATTGATGAAAGAGTTATAGCCCTATCAATTAATGCAATCCCATATAGAGATGAAACTTTAAATTTAACAAAGGAAGAAATTATAAAAAATAGAAATATTCGTAAAGAAAAATTAAGAGAAAAATTAATTAAAGTTGGTAAGTATATCTCAACTAAACAGATAAAAAAAGGAAACATTCCAGAAGATATTTTAAAAATTCAAGAAGAGAATTTAAATTCCTCAGAAATTATTATAAAGATGAGAAGAGAATTCTTTAAGGACATATATGATGAGATTTTTTCTATTTATTAA
- the asd gene encoding aspartate-semialdehyde dehydrogenase, producing the protein MKINVGVLGATGSVGQRFVQLLAEHPMFELTVLAASERSAGKKYKDACYWFQDRDIPENIKDMVVVPTDPKHEAFEDVDIVFSALPSDLAKKFEPEFAKEGKLVFSNASAYRMEEDVPLVIPEVNADHLNLIEIQREKRGWDGAIITNPNCSTICAVITLKPIMDKFGLDSVIITTLQAVSGAGYNGVPSMAILDNLIPFIKNEEEKMQTESLKLLGTLKDGKVEFAKFKLSASCNRVAVIDGHTECIFVKTENGAEPEEIKEVMDKFDPLKDLNLPTYAKPIVIKEEIDRPQPRLDRNIGNGMSIVVGRIRKDPIFDVKYVALEHNTIRGAAGASVLNAEYFVKKYL; encoded by the coding sequence ATGAAAATAAATGTTGGTGTCTTAGGGGCTACTGGTAGCGTAGGGCAGAGATTTGTTCAGTTGTTGGCAGAGCATCCAATGTTTGAATTAACAGTTTTAGCCGCATCAGAGAGAAGTGCTGGAAAAAAGTATAAAGATGCCTGTTATTGGTTCCAAGATAGGGATATTCCTGAAAATATAAAAGATATGGTTGTAGTTCCGACAGATCCTAAGCATGAAGCATTTGAAGATGTTGATATTGTGTTTTCAGCCTTACCATCAGATTTAGCTAAAAAGTTTGAACCAGAATTTGCTAAAGAAGGAAAGTTAGTTTTCTCTAACGCATCAGCTTATAGAATGGAGGAAGATGTCCCATTAGTCATTCCAGAAGTTAATGCCGACCATCTAAATTTAATAGAAATTCAGAGAGAAAAGAGAGGATGGGATGGAGCAATAATAACAAACCCTAACTGTTCAACAATTTGTGCAGTAATTACATTAAAGCCTATTATGGATAAATTTGGTTTAGATTCAGTTATTATAACTACATTGCAGGCAGTTAGTGGAGCAGGATATAATGGAGTTCCTTCAATGGCAATTTTAGATAATTTAATTCCATTTATTAAAAATGAAGAAGAAAAAATGCAAACAGAGAGTTTAAAACTTTTAGGAACTTTAAAAGATGGCAAAGTTGAATTTGCTAAATTTAAATTAAGTGCTTCATGTAATAGAGTGGCAGTTATAGATGGACATACAGAATGTATATTTGTTAAAACTGAAAATGGAGCTGAGCCAGAGGAGATAAAGGAAGTTATGGATAAATTTGATCCATTAAAAGATTTAAACCTTCCAACTTATGCTAAACCAATAGTTATTAAGGAAGAAATAGATAGACCTCAGCCAAGATTAGATAGAAACATTGGAAATGGTATGAGTATAGTTGTTGGTAGAATTAGAAAAGATCCAATATTTGATGTTAAATACGTTGCATTAGAGCATAACACAATTAGAGGAGCAGCAGGAGCAAGTGTATTAAATGCAGAATACTTCGTTAAAAAGTATTTATAA